From Camelus dromedarius isolate mCamDro1 chromosome X, mCamDro1.pat, whole genome shotgun sequence, one genomic window encodes:
- the PABPC1L2A gene encoding polyadenylate-binding protein 1-like 2 has protein sequence MASLYVGDLHPEVTEAMLYEKFSPAGPILSIRICRDKITRRSLGYAYVNYQQPVDAKRALETLNFDVIKGRPVRIMWSQRDPSLRKSGVGNVFIKNLGKTIDNKALYNIFSAFGNILSCKVACDEKGPKGYGFVHFQKQESAERAIDAMNGMFLNYRKIFVGRFKSHKEREAERGAWARQSTSADVKDFEEDTDEEATLR, from the coding sequence ATGGCCTCTCTGTACGTGGGCGACCTGCACCCTGAGGTGACAGAGGCAATGCTGTACGAGAAGTTCAGCCCGGCGGGGCCGATCCTCTCCATCCGCATTTGCAGGGACAAGATCACCCGCCGCTCGTTGGGCTACGCGTATGTCAACTACCAGCAACCAGTGGACGCCAAGCGGGCCCTGGAGACCCTGAACTTTGATGTCATCAAGGGCAGGCCAGTGCGCATCATGTGGTCCCAGCGGGACCCCTCGCTCCGCAAGAGCGGGGTGGGCAACGTCTTCATCAAGAACCTGGGCAAGACCATTGACAACAAGGCGCTGTACAACATCTTCTCGGCGTTCGGCAACATCCTCTCCTGCAAAGTGGCCTGCGACGAAAAGGGGCCCAAGGGCTACGGGTTTGTGCACTTCCAGAAGCAGGAGTCCGCCGAGCGGGCCATCGATGCGATGAACGGCATGTTCCTGAACTACCGCAAAATTTTCGTTGGGAGATTCAAGTCGCATAAAGAACGAGAGGCCGAAAGGGGAGCCTGGGCCAGGCAGTCCACCAGTGCTGACGTCAAGGATTTCGAGGAAGACACCGACGAAGAGGCCACCTTGCGATGA